The window GAGGacgtgacgttgcaccccataatgctttctagaaatatgcttatgagtgtaaatatgacataactggaatgtggtttatgctagatatgccatgtaagaaatatctctgcaaaggttatgatccactgcatatattcatcctatttccatgcatgtaacatttttgtatttgaagttatgaatacttgttatgtacttgtttgattttaagtagcctcagtgaagcagttggtcaggtTCTTGAGAAAAGGCTCTGTAAGTGCCCAATcgagaaacacttaagctaacaatgaactttgagagacgccaatccacacgtgagctttcctgggaatttGGCGTCTGCCTGTAAGGAACTGAGTCATGAATGGACATGTGACtttcccatgtgactccaaaactccatcttggagctgggtTCTCcataggagaggggaaggggtttcctcccacaagagagagaatatataagCCCCgggggaaacccctccattttgccttcaGCTGGCACAAAAGATAGTTTCTCCACCCCAAGGAGATGCCGGAAAGGAACTGGAActaaggacagtaactacaggggtgtgagtgattgctggacccagattaggaggaagtctagtcagtaaaagaggcttattggaacatctctgagggtagaTATACCTTCATTTAATTTTTACtctattaggcatagacttgcgtgttttattttatttttcttggtaatttactttgctCTCtgtgttattacttggaaccacttaaatcctaccttttgtctttaataaaatcactttttcctaattaattaacctagagtacgtattaatacctggaggggcatatagctgtgcatatctctgtatCATTGTTAGAGAGGGTGAACAAATTAGAGTTTCCCCTCtataagctttatgcagagtaaaGTGCATTTAtgtggggtttggaccccactgggagctgggcatctgagtgctaGAGagaggaacacttcttaagcttcgccgtgggcagggcaagggacaCACACCTGCCTACCTTTGACATTCAGCTCCACTATACCCCCCACCACATGCAAACACATCATGCCTGAtgcacaccaaacacacacacacagacagagtgcCCACAACATGCACACAGCCTGACACTGATCTCAGTCAGAATGCAGAATAATCTCTACGGGGAAGCTGGGACAGCTGGCATATTTCCAACTCTCCTGAACAAAAAGAACTGAAGGGGATTCTGCTTTCTGCAGGGAGATAGGACTAGATTTCCCAATTGGTCTTTTCCATCAGCATCTTCTCTGACGcctggtttatgcttaaaaattagattaacGGAGCTCCATCACACAGGGCTGGGAAATTTTTCACATGCTGTGTGAGGTAATTAGCTTGTACTGACCCTCAGTGTAATTCTTTCATTCACCGTACTACTTCCTCTCGGAGACGTAGATTAACTACATTGAAGGAAAAGCCCTTCCATCAAAgtggaaagcatctacactatggcgCTGCTGCGTATCATAGCTGAGTCAAAGTAATGGCTTTAGTACAGACTGTGAGGGCTTTTTAATATGATAGAAAACTGAGGTGACTGTATTCCACTTCATGTGTCGGTCACCTCTCCAAAAGTCTCTTTACGTAATTTTCCAGTGTTGGGACAAAAAAAGTATCTAGAAATGAGGGAATTTCTGCcagactgatcatagaatcatagactttaaggtcagaagggatcattatgatcatctagtcttacatcctgcacaacgcaggccacagaacctcacccacccactcctgtaacaaacctctaacctatgtttgagctattgaagtcctcaaatcgtggttgaaagagtttgaggtgcagagaatcctccagcaagtgcttccaccatgctgcagaggaaggcgaaaaaccctcaGGGCCTTTGCagatctgccctggaggaaaatttcttcccgacccaaatatggtaatcagctgaaccctgagcaattgggcaaggttcaccagccagatacccaggaaagaattcactgtagtaactcacatcccaccccatctaacatctcttcacaggccattgggcatatctaccgctaatagttgaagatcaattaattgacaaaattaagctatcccatcatatcatcccttccataaatttatcaagattAGGTTTGAAgccagatgcatccaatgaagtgagctgtagctcacgaaacttatgctcaaataaattggttagtctctaaggtgccacaagtactccttttctttttgcgaatacagactaacacactgctactctgaaacctttcataagacaggttttccattcctcggatcaccctagtagcccttctctgtacctgctccagtttgaattcatctttcttaaacatgggagaccagaactgcacacaatattccagatgaggtctcaccagtgccttgtataacggtactaacacctccttatctctaacAAAAATCTACAACAaaaattcttattaatccctaaatgcatgaccttgcccttttcactattaaatttatGAATAATTTATTGTAAAAAACAATGCCATTGGGGTTCACCTGAAATTATTCACAAATGTGTTACAAAGTCTCCTAATAGCCTTGTCCCAAAACAatgtgtgttggggaggaggaTTTAGGTGCTGGTCGCAAAGCAGCCAGTGGTAGGAGGTGGTGATGCTCCCTCTCTTTGTAATTTTTAGCTCAATAGGTAGGGTGTTCACTGGtgaggtgggagatccaggttcaattcccccttctgtccagtgctgggcaaagaTATACACTTGGTTTTCCTGTATTTCCTGAAAGCATCCCAGCCCCTGAGTGATGTGCTATTCCTGTCTGAgttgctctcaatctctccttcaAAGTTGTTCTACGGtggaaaactaattaaaaaacCATTGGAACAGAGACACGAAGTTGAACATGTTGGCGCCCCGAACCACTTgtctatagagtcattctctctttctggccctgtgatTCTTCCCGTGTTTTATCCACAATGCaagagcttcaacaggagagactgaggccaTATCTACACAACTGGCTCAATTGGTACTACTGCAATAGATGAAATGGTGTTGATTGAGAAGGTCTGGGGAAGACATgctaagtcagtgggagagcCCTCACCTGTTGAAATCTGTACTCCACGTCCCTCAGAGACTGCGTTCCAAAGTGGATATTGCTCAGGGCTGATTTACACTAACGCTGTTGGATGATCTGTGTTACAGTACTTCAGTTACGTaactctcccgttgacatagcatGGTGTGGACTTAGTCAACTTGAagtagcataacttagatcaatttacaGGAGTAGCGTAGACCAGTCCTGAAAATGATGCAGGACAGAACATAGCCCAGTCACCAGGATACTGTCCggcaatgtgggagacccacttTCTCCCCATCAGAGAGAGGGAGGATTGACCGGAATCTCCCACTACCAACGGGAGTGATCTAATCACTGGGTTAAAGTCTACAAGGGAAACAGCACCATTACCGCCTCTTCCATTCCCATCACTTTTGTCAGTGTGGCCCTACATTGTCTTTGCTTTGACATCGAAAAGTAtccaggaaggaaaggaaatgttCCATTTCTGCTCATGCTAAATAGTTCCTTCGACCCCACAGGACATTTCTGTCAatgttttcaatttgccaaaCATTTAAGGAATTTTCAGATTTGGATCAGATTAAACTGAATTTGTTTCTGAATGTTTTATAACCACACACAAACCCAAAAATCCGCTATTGTCCCAGCTCTATTCATTTCTCACTATCTGTAACCCAAGCTGTACAATTCCCAGAATCCCTGTTCTTCAGAGTCCATAGGACTTACCCTCAGAACTAAAAGTTAGACCTCATAGCTAACCTGCTGATGTGGTATAAACATCTCATGTCTGATATGactttttctttctgtataaTTTATGTCCTAGAGAAAACTCACCCTTTCCATTTTACTTTGTATTCAGTTCAGTGCAGCTTCTCACAGAGGATGCACACACACCATGTTCTCTTTTGGATATGTTACTCTTGTTCTTACTTGTTGTTTTGTTGCTCCCTTAACTTAAAATAAAGGCCATTTTGATGGAAATCACCTTTCTCCTCCACATGAATGGATACAAACCCAGTGAAAATCTCTACAACAACCCCACAAAGGACATAAAGGGCTGCAGAGGATCAGGAGTGTGTACAAAACTCCCTTTGGTTCAGCCACAGAAACCACACACTTCATACTTACAACTGCATATCGAAACTAAACCCAATACAAAGCAGAGGGAGAGATAGATTAGATGCCCTCCTCTTCTTTCCCAATAAATATAGATCTATGTTTTCAAAGCACACCACATATATTCACACATGTGAAACAGGTGCCCCCTGGAATTTTGCTGGGAGAGTAGCTTAATAAAACCCTGATCTTAATTGGGGCCTACAGGCCTTGTTGGAAGACAAACAAATTAATAACAATAACAGTAATGAACAATACTATCATAGGATCTGTGAAATTACATTACAGTGGGCTGGGAATTGAATTCACCTGTTTCCGCTCCCCATCACTCTTATGGTAATGAGTTAACAGATTCAAGAACTGGTTAGGAGTTTATTCGTTACTTTCCTCAGGGCATCCTTCACTTccgtgttcctcaggctgtagatgagggggttcaacatggggatcaccagTGTGTAAAACACTGAGGTTATTTTGTCCATGTCCATGGAATACCTGGAGGTGggacgtaaatacatgaagagtTGGGTGCCATAAAATATTACTACTGCAgtcaagtggaaagtgcaggtggagaaggccttTTGCTGGCCCTCGGCAGAgcggatctgcaggatggtggagatgatatagAAATAGGAGAGAAAGACAGTCACAAAGCTGCTCACTAGAATACAGCCAATGAAGGCAAacatcacaatctcattgatgtGGGTGTCAGAGCAGGAGAGTGCCAGTAGTGGGggaatgtcacagaagaaatgactgataatgttggagctgcagaatgacagccgaaATGTACAAAATGTGTGTATCATTGaatccaccacccccacagcgtacaccccagccaccagctgcttacaaagctgcctggacatgCTGACCGTATagagcagtgggttacagatggccaTATAACGGTCATATGCCATGACAGCCAGCAAGAGACACTCAATATCTGCAAAAGAGACAAAGAGATACATTTGCACAGCACAGGCAGtgtaagaaatgcttttcctctcggcaaagaaattcagcagcatcttaggggaaattGTTGAGGAATAgaagaggtcacagaaagacaaattcctgaggaaaaagtacatgggtgtgtggagtcggggatcaattgtgattaacaagatcatccccccattccccatcagggtgataccataaatcagtaggaacaTCATAAAcagggggacctgcagctccaGACGATCTGTCaatcctgagagaatgaactcagttGCCTCTGAGTGatttccctcttccatctcctctgcaCAGAGATCAGGCTGCTACAGAGATGTGGGCAGGTGGATGGTGCAGAAAACCTGTCCCCTCTCTGTAATGAAGTAAGTGATGATAAATGGAGACCAATTTCTTAATGGACATCAGTACCCACTCCAGGAAGGCTTcgtccacagagccagatgttcacagctggtcattccaggtATTTGATAAAATTCagacactgtgcaaacacaaTAACACGCAGGTTAATCATGtcccccacacaaacactcctgttcactaatCCAAACAGAAAACAGTGACTTGTGACTCTGCTGGGAAAGAATCAGCCTTAAGGGATTATTCCTTAGCTAAAGAAGGGGTGAATGTAAAGGAGTGTTAATCATTTTACTGtctttgggcaaggggagctctgtggcttGGCATGCTCGTTTAGGGTAAAGTTGCTTCCTGTGCTAATTAAGCTTTTTGGAAAAGCCCTAGCTTCAGTGACTGTGTAATTGCCTATTTGTTTCCAACCAAAGGAGGTCGCTTCTTTTGCTGAAGGGGTCAGAGTTGGGGCTGAGGCTTTTGGTGCTGGAGGTCTGCTGATCCCCTTGGTATctgcttgtttgtgtgtgtgagaataattcaggacaatagcacgtacctgctgggaagagagagagagagagagagatatgggTTGGTGTTTCCTCATAGTCAAAAACTGTAAGTTTGGCGCATTCGGGAAGCTTTAAACTAAGATGGGTGATCTGTGGGACATGATTCATGAAGCaactgggaatacctgagctcagagagacaCAACACCTAATTAATGCATTCAATGAACCAAAGCCACCCTCGGTGTAATTGGTGCTCTGGGGATTAATTAGAGCGACTCTTTCTTATTTTGTTATTAACTGATGCAATTTCTACCAGAGTTACAGAATATGAGGTTTGGGGTATATTTCatcctgctgttttcagtgcaagcTGGGTATTGCATAGAGCTGACCCACAGAGTGTGTATTTTTTTCTGGAGACCAAAATCTTTTTGCTAAAAACTTAATATTTTGACTCGGAAATACCACGGATGTGCCTCTGATAACACACAGCACCAATCTCttccatgggccaggctcccagtCTGTActacatcccccatgatgcatgatggtctctcctcttgctgaaATGCCCTGGAACATCACCAGAGTCCCACAGCCATGGTTTAGGGAGGACGGGAGTTTGGTATTTTGATGGAAagtttaaaatttccagtgaaaagacaaggagtacttgtggcaccttagagactaacaaatttattagagcataagctttccacagctacagctcacttcattggatgcatccaatgtgccacaagtactccttttctttttatggataaagactaacatggctgctactctgaaaccagtgacaAGACAATTTCttggaaaaaaatagttaaatggaaaatccaatttgaaataaaaaaaaaaactgcttgagAAAAATATTCAACCAGCCTTAGCAAGAAATTTGGAATCAAAGGAACTGAAAGTTAGATACAGGTGAAACATCTAAATTGTTTGCAGGTGTAGCTGATATCTTCTCAGTTATTCCTGATTTCAGAGTAACCTCATTGCCCTGGCCCCAGCAGGTGGAATGTAAAACCTGTAAATCATGTAAGAGGACTGCAGATTATATAGCTATTTATAGGATGCCAATCACCAGAGTATCTTATGTCCTTCTGTTGATAGGTTTCTCCCCAAAGTAGGAAAGGTAGGTTCACTCATTGTGCTTGATGGAGACCACATGATGACCAGAGGAGCTCAGGAGGAGACCACAGCATGCTACAGAGTTgtgcagttcacaaaactatccctCTTGCATGCATATTACCTACACACAGAGCTCAGCTTTAAGATGCTAAATATGTCTACGAGTTAACTAAAAATAGTCTTGCTGTCAtcataaatgttaatatttttgaTACGGTATGTCaacgttccttccccactttgaactctagcctacaaatgtggggacctgcatgaaaaccccctaagcttacttttaccagcttaggtgaaaacttccccaaggtacaaactattttaaccCTTGCCCTTGATtttccactaccaccaccaaacatttcTCTGGGTTCCTTAGAAATACgtagtttggaaatgtctttccccaaaaaaattCTCTCaacccttgcacctcacttcctggggaaggtttggtaaaaatcctcaccaatttgcataggtgaacacagacccaagcccttggatcttagaacaatgaaaaaaacattcagttcttgaaaagaaacattttactagaagaaacagtaaaaagaaaaagatcatCTCTGTAAGataaggatggtaaatatcttacagggtaattagattcaaaacatagagaatccctctaggcaaaaccttaggttacaaaaagacacacagagaggaatagtcattctattcagcacaacttattttctcagccattgaaAGAAATCATTATCAAaaacatacctagctagattacttactaagttctaaggctccattcctgttctgtcccaggcaaaagcctcacccagacagacacagacccctttgatgttctccctcttcccagcttttgaaaggagcttgtctcctcattggtcattttggtcagatggcagtgaggttatcctagcttcttaaccctttacaggtgggaagatttttcctctgaccaggagggattttcaaggtgtgtacccttccctttatatttatgacaacttcttaattaacccagagtatatattaataccttgcggggggtgggggggatatagCTGTGCTTATCTCTCTATCAgagttatagagggtgaacaaatCATGAGTTTCctctgtgtaagctttatacagagtaaaacggatttatttcaggtttggaccccattggaagctgggcatctgagtgttagagtcAGGAACACTTCTTTAGGTGAGCCTTGGGCAGGGCAAGGGACACACATCTGCATACACGTGACATTCAGCTCCACTGTACCCCCCACCACATATacacatatggagtgcaatgtcacacagagttttgcccagcactggacagaagggggaattgaacccaaatctcccacctcacaggtgaaTACCCCAACTCTTGGGCTAAGAATTACAACGGGAAGGACCTTCACCGCCTCCTGCTGTGGCTGTGTTGCAATCGgccgaaactcgaacagcttaatgggactaaatcggggggcccagataatcttcatccaagaatattaacggaattggcacatgaaattgcaagcctattagcaagaatttttaatgaatctgtaaactcagggactgtatcatatgattggagaattgctatcatagttcctatttttaagaaaggaaaaaaaaagtgatccggataactacaggcctgttagtttgacatctgtagtatgcaaggtcttggaaaaaaaattgaaggagaaagtagttaaggacattgaggtcaatggtaaatgggacaaaatacaacatggtttttcACAAGGTAGATCGTTCCAAACCAACCTggtctccttctttgagaaagtaacagatgttttagacaaaggaaacacagtggatcaaatttacctagatttcagtaaggcgtttgatatcgtgccacatgggaaattattagttcaaCTGGAAAATATgtggatcaatatgaaaattgaaaggtggaaaaggaaatgtttaacagggagactacagcaggtcctactgaaaggtgaactgtcagcctggagggaggttaccagtggagttccacagggatcagttttgggaccaatcttatttaatctttttattactgatctcggcacaaaaagtgggaatgtcctaataaagtttgcagatgatacaaagctgggaggtattgctaatttagagagagaccgggatatcatacaggaagatttggatgaccttgtaaactggagtaatagtaataggatgaaatttaatagtgagaagtgtaaggttatgcatttagggattaataacaagaattttagttataaactggggatgcatcaattagaagtaatggaggaggatgttggtgacactgggcatcaTACTAGGTAACTCGTGAGGGTGGAAGGCCACAAGTGCCAAGGAAGCCCCCCCCGCGCTAGGCCCAGACAAACCAAAGCCTCTCCATTCCGTGAACTTTCTGTAATCCTGCCAGACTATGAGGAAGCTAGTATAAAAACAGAGACAGAAAGCTGCAAAAACAGTTTAGAGCAGACAGCCTGCTCTCACAGACAGCCTTCAGACAGCTCCGGTAAGGGTAAGTGTACAGATAAGAAAGGAATGTTTTGCACTAGCTTTCTGCAACACAGGAACAGATACAATCAAATAAGGTAGGGCTTACATAATGCTAAGGAGGAAACATCTAATTGGCCGCTTTGGCTGTATTATTGTAGAGGGCAATAGGTAATTGGTTGTATATGCTTCTGTAGCTAAGTTGGGAAAAAAGGTATAAATTGTATGATGTAATCTGCAGTCGGGtttgcaggatttgagacagctgtgtctccctgggcctgtttgcagctgcaaataaactctctgcttctccaccctgttatgattattgggtgatgcataccgggcaacgaacccctaCTGTTGCTTGCCTTGGGCACTCTGTGCCAGCAAcaaggagaaggaccttggagtattggttgatcataggatgactatgagctgcaaATGTAATAtcgccatgaaaaaagctaatgcggtcttgggatgcatcaggtgacgtatttccagtagagataaggaggttttagtaccattatccaaggcactggtgagacctcacctggaataatgtgtgcagttctggtctcccatgtttaagaaaaattgattcaaactggaacaggtacagcgaagggctacaaggatgatgcgaggaatggaaaacctgtcttatgaaaggagactgaaggagcttggcttgtttagcctacctaaaagaaggttgaggggagatatgattgctctctataaatatatcagagggataaatagcagagagggagaggaattatttaatctCAGTACCAatttggacacaagaacaaatggatataaactggtcattgggaagtttagacttgaaattagaaggtttctaaccatcagaggagtgaagttttggaatagctttccaaggcaagcagtggggggcaaaagacctatctggctttaaggttaaactcaataagt of the Eretmochelys imbricata isolate rEreImb1 chromosome 6, rEreImb1.hap1, whole genome shotgun sequence genome contains:
- the LOC144266375 gene encoding olfactory receptor-like protein OLF2; this translates as MEEGNHSEATEFILSGLTDRLELQVPLFMMFLLIYGITLMGNGGMILLITIDPRLHTPMYFFLRNLSFCDLFYSSTISPKMLLNFFAERKSISYTACAVQMYLFVSFADIECLLLAVMAYDRYMAICNPLLYTVSMSRQLCKQLVAGVYAVGVVDSMIHTFCTFRLSFCSSNIISHFFCDIPPLLALSCSDTHINEIVMFAFIGCILVSSFVTVFLSYFYIISTILQIRSAEGQQKAFSTCTFHLTAVVIFYGTQLFMYLRPTSRYSMDMDKITSVFYTLVIPMLNPLIYSLRNTEVKDALRKVTNKLLTSS